The Lucilia cuprina isolate Lc7/37 chromosome 5, ASM2204524v1, whole genome shotgun sequence genome includes a window with the following:
- the LOC111676595 gene encoding uncharacterized protein LOC111676595, with protein MSTNIPKISVTAESHSSNGYQHHHTSSSSNSEDNSDSYSNDMDYNQNFGGGVTDVEDFDSYADIERPRSRRSSKNSVAIKKGLPDTQGDVTDVEDYNDSDLGEEDDKSVIYPELKVSLQEFLQHDIQEQISTSNGLKEMVEHKSGNFLQAQNLNTLSDYLTDYEDYNTESEIENECEKSVCVDLNETFVEQGRVNIADTTVNTEDHEDSDYDYDEVSVVSDISNMASAISDVTGKELHAMSEDEVLELSGNEEICQISCSDSDSISHQGNISEEDLLSSASMPPLDVAFIHTTNRIKLINDQFVQGAIPKGSFCQKTFLEVKENKKEEVLTDIERFDDSVAEGDDDDSFDGDDDQQPIPQAVVMATRDEGGCVTDCEDMFCDDMSETGASDNESPHSVDLNAIPLPQREVVMLQEDKYGDTITSVMPMDKEYYFGMYAAVKDECVTDTEEFSCADDLNSQVTGVEIPSCSPSPSPNNVLVESDVTVANEVFKTQQSKRLEIISNAESVTDVEEIYMAGTNSRKKKSKTRTQSKGKSKYLETPKTTTREDGGGTDIEDMDLSESGLFVGAFKYVKKSEANRQSNQSHSEKVTDVEDMTADDVSDAELPPIDANATNFKDYESSSKNIVVTLETCGSATCAKLNSRKTVNNVFRENCQNTHQNQQHTDVEDVQFPSDAEELLNNSEPTVDCVCNELSEMLNESCTTVHEKCSNSFNIDAEKLHIKGMQRESHTDIEYVESDESAARGSK; from the coding sequence ATGTCCACAAATATACCAAAAATATCAGTTACTGCTGAGTCACATTCTTCAAATGGCTATCAGCACCACCACACATCGTCTTCGTCTAATTCTGAGGATAATTCCGATTCATATAGTAATGATATGGACTATAATCAAAATTTTGGAGGTGGTGTGACCGATGTTGAAGATTTTGATAGCTACGCAGATATAGAGAGACCTCGATCAAGAAGATCATCGAAGAATAGCGTAGCAATAAAGAAAGGATTACCAGATACTCAAGGCGATGTGACTGATGTTGAAGATTATAATGATAGCGATTTAGGTGAAGAGGATGATAAAAGTGTAATTTATCCCGAGTTAAAGGTTTCGCTGCAGGAGTTTTTGCAACATGACATCCAAGAACAAATATCGACTAGTAATGGCTTAAAAGAAATGGTAGAACACAAATCTGGCAATTTTTTGCAAGCCCAAAATCTAAATACACTTAGCGATTATTTGACTGATTATGAAGACTACAATACAGAGTCTGAAATAGAAAACGAATGCGAGAAATCAGTATGTGTTGATTTGAATGAGACGTTTGTGGAGCAAGGTCGAGTTAACATAGCGGACACAACTGTAAACACTGAAGATCACGAGGACTCCGATTATGACTACGATGAAGTTTCAGTTGTAAGTGATATAAGCAATATGGCTTCGGCTATATCCGATGTTACTGGAAAGGAATTGCATGCCATGTCCGAAGATGAAGTTCTAGAGTTATCTGGTAATGAGGAAATTTGCCAAATATCATGTTCAGATTCCGATTCTATATCACATCAAGGAAATATTTCTGAAGAAGATCTACTTAGTAGTGCTAGTATGCCACCATTAGATGTTGCATTCATTCATACCACGAATAGAATCAAGCTTATAAACGATCAATTTGTGCAAGGTGCAATTCCGAAAGGTAGCTTTTGCCAAAAAACGTTTTTAgaagtaaaagaaaacaagaaggAGGAAGTTTTAACCGATATTGAACGATTTGATGATTCGGTGGCAGAAGGTGATGATGATGACAGTtttgatggtgatgatgaccAGCAACCAATTCCTCAAGCCGTCGTTATGGCTACACGTGATGAGGGCGGATGTGTCACAGATTGCGAAGACATGTTTTGTGACGATATGTCCGAAACAGGAGCATCTGACAACGAAAGTCCACATTCTGTTGACCTGAACGCTATACCGCTACCACAAAGAGAGGTTGTAATGCTTCAAGAAGACAAATATGGAGATACCATAACTAGTGTTATGCCAATGGACAAAGAATACTATTTTGGCATGTATGCAGCTGTAAAAGATGAATGTGTAACGGATACTGAGGAATTTTCCTGTGCAGATGATTTGAATAGTCAAGTAACTGGAGTTGAAATTCCATCATGTTCGCCATCTCCTTCACCTAACAATGTACTAGTTGAATCTGATGTCACTGTAGCAAACGAAGTGTTTAAAACTCAGCAAAGTAAACGTTTAGAAATTATATCCAATGCTGAGTCAGTCACAGATGTTGAGGAAATTTATATGGCCGGCACAAATAGCAGAAAAAAGAAATCGAAAACTCGAACCCAATCCAAGGgtaaatctaaatatttagAAACTCCCAAAACAACAACCCGAGAAGACGGTGGTGGCACTGATATCGAAGATATGGATCTTAGTGAAAGTGGTCTATTCGTCGGCGCCTTTAAATATGTTAAGAAATCTGAAGCCAACCGCCAATCTAATCAGTCTCATTCCGAGAAAGTTACCGATGTAGAAGACATGACAGCCGATGATGTATCAGATGCAGAACTGCCTCCAATAGATGCGAACGCTACCAACTTCAAAGACTATGAATCcagtagtaaaaatattgtagtcACATTAGAGACCTGTGGATCGGCGACATGTGCCAAACTTAACAGCCGCAAAACAGTGAACAATGTTTTCcgtgaaaattgtcaaaacaCACACCAAAATCAACAGCATACAGATGTCGAAGACGTTCAATTCCCTTCAGATGCCGAAGAGTTGTTGAATAACAGTGAACCAACAGTTGACTGTGTTTGCAACGAATTAAGCGAAATGCTAAACGAGAGCTGTACAACTGTCCACGAAAAATGTAGCAATAGCTTCAATATCGACGCCGAGAAATTACACATAAAGGGTATGCAACGCGAATCTCACACTGACATTGAATATGTAGAGTCAGATGAATCGGCCGCTAGAGGCAGCAAATAA